In one window of Poriferisphaera corsica DNA:
- a CDS encoding M56 family metallopeptidase, with amino-acid sequence MSAFLIDIALKSLIITAASSILIPLFFHRASAATRHFTWFLTTLSLLILPIATYFLPALPIIPSTNTLPQTRLAASITPSTGPISRPNSTLAPISQTSPSSSTSLPIQPLDASTSTSLQTASQRNLKSISTFSSHTFLAIPTFILLALIPIAHLRLRRLKSKSSLTTHEPLLNLLDEQQQSLDITSHINLYQSTSTTMPQTFGSPPLSSPNILLPANASSWPAHRTRSVLLHELAHIKRHDCLTQLIAHFACCLYYFNPLVWFAAHRMHIERERACDDLVLTITQNQTNPVKPSDYAQLILDIATNSTTPSALSFLTSGGGGGGIQMANKNTFEKRILAILDPKRIRTTLTKPKILLITLLLLSLTIPTAMLAAIQSDDSNSTIEVTISTQPESDDDHQSVYIMAPQFKNLRPGAYNLSSDGTKLTLAQLITSAGGLTDASQLKGKPLDTYYQSLTATITHYDDQGNVISTSTHNLHHIFVKRLDVVLLPNDFITIGYTKDIENNAHMPMGSHSTPGRTPARIIPSHRSEKPYKTPTDVEDVADIIASKITLDRNRKQSYILMDHADTSDQTKAAPRPLLLILPGGDGSEDFHFFCRRLYKFAALKADPAFIAAQPIAPVWNPQQAKKVVWPNRYHKIQGVRIPTEIIIENIINDIASNHNIDRSRVIALGWSSAGPAVYDLTLQPNSPITGSFAAMSVFKPTPQQLHYAKNKPIFIYHGSKDTLIDIDLALEAESQLKSKGANVQLKTYNGPHGWFHPGLYSNTANGLKWLFEQSPNMTAAPGFTGNPIKPTRPAVNTPEITGKWYSRLFTQEQYAELAGFTFNNKLTPVADPFYLQFTLNDDLTTHITFQDPTNQIPESFFLIGSWEKLNNSKFKLTSSDDVTETMTIIDDKLVTETSPAFTFTRNKPQTQTASTSAPSYLGEWYALELPTKMQSGIRNHVPEAKNFPALGYRTTLNPDKTASVHLINANTQQNIALLYQCTWAVDKNTTYLYDATRNDIGNFNNNTLNLYVEEVYLHRLDHPTNQSLHKQSQTAPYLGDWYALEITPQQISQIQSYYGIKTTTDGIGYHCTINPDKTASLYAYNPLTQQEIKLLEQCTWHNNKDDSFALINSQKDEIGILQNNSIYLYDAETYLYRADHPTNKTYISQATPINNILGHWYATELPLEYQADMKSYFTELKDYKSFGLHAVVSEDRTAKCYFYNTETNQNIGLFNAYTWQRHNLNTFEINSPDSTEYISCNNDTLFMSEQGLIFHRTTEKPQ; translated from the coding sequence ATGTCAGCTTTCTTAATTGATATCGCCCTCAAATCACTCATCATTACCGCCGCCTCATCAATCCTCATCCCCCTATTCTTTCATCGTGCATCCGCAGCCACCCGCCACTTCACTTGGTTCCTCACCACACTCAGCCTTCTCATTCTTCCAATCGCAACCTACTTCCTCCCAGCATTACCCATCATTCCGTCAACAAACACTCTGCCGCAAACCCGCCTCGCCGCGTCCATCACGCCATCAACCGGACCGATCAGCCGACCAAACAGTACACTTGCCCCTATATCTCAAACCTCCCCATCCTCGTCCACATCGCTTCCTATTCAACCATTAGACGCATCAACCTCAACTTCGCTGCAAACCGCAAGTCAACGCAACCTAAAATCAATTTCCACCTTTTCTTCACACACATTCCTCGCTATCCCAACCTTCATCCTCCTAGCACTCATCCCCATTGCCCACCTCCGTCTCCGCCGTCTCAAATCCAAATCTTCACTCACAACCCACGAACCCCTCCTCAATCTTCTCGACGAGCAGCAACAATCGCTCGACATCACATCCCACATCAATCTCTACCAATCAACCAGCACCACCATGCCCCAGACCTTCGGCTCACCTCCACTCTCATCACCCAACATCCTCCTCCCCGCCAACGCCTCATCCTGGCCAGCCCACCGCACACGCTCCGTCCTCCTCCACGAGCTCGCTCACATCAAACGCCACGACTGTCTCACCCAGCTCATCGCCCACTTCGCCTGCTGCCTCTACTACTTCAACCCCCTCGTCTGGTTCGCAGCCCACCGCATGCACATCGAACGCGAACGCGCCTGCGACGATCTTGTTCTCACCATCACCCAAAACCAAACCAACCCCGTCAAACCTTCCGACTACGCACAACTAATCCTTGATATTGCGACTAATTCTACAACACCCTCTGCCCTCTCTTTCTTAACTTCCGGGGGCGGGGGCGGAGGCATTCAAATGGCCAACAAAAACACTTTCGAAAAGCGTATCCTTGCAATCCTTGACCCCAAACGTATCCGTACCACACTCACCAAACCCAAAATTCTCCTCATCACTCTCCTTCTCCTCTCACTCACCATACCCACCGCCATGCTCGCCGCCATACAATCCGATGACTCTAACTCAACAATAGAAGTCACCATTTCCACCCAACCTGAATCCGACGACGATCACCAATCCGTCTATATCATGGCTCCCCAGTTCAAGAACCTGCGCCCCGGCGCATACAACCTCTCATCCGATGGCACAAAACTCACGCTCGCACAACTCATCACTTCTGCTGGCGGCCTCACCGACGCCTCACAGCTCAAAGGTAAACCACTTGACACCTACTACCAATCTCTCACTGCTACTATCACTCACTACGACGACCAAGGCAACGTCATATCAACATCAACACACAATCTTCATCACATCTTCGTCAAACGCCTCGACGTTGTACTCCTACCCAACGACTTCATTACAATCGGCTACACCAAAGACATTGAAAATAACGCTCACATGCCCATGGGCTCACATTCCACGCCTGGAAGAACACCTGCGCGAATCATCCCCTCACACCGCTCCGAAAAACCCTACAAAACCCCGACCGATGTCGAGGACGTCGCCGATATCATCGCATCAAAAATCACACTCGATAGAAACCGCAAACAATCCTACATCCTCATGGATCACGCCGACACATCCGACCAAACCAAAGCCGCACCCCGCCCACTCCTGCTCATCCTCCCCGGCGGCGACGGCTCCGAGGATTTTCATTTTTTCTGCCGCAGACTATATAAATTTGCAGCTCTTAAGGCCGACCCTGCCTTCATCGCCGCACAACCCATCGCCCCCGTATGGAACCCACAACAAGCCAAAAAAGTCGTTTGGCCAAACAGATACCACAAAATCCAAGGCGTGAGAATCCCCACCGAAATCATCATCGAAAACATCATCAACGACATCGCATCTAATCACAACATAGACCGCTCACGCGTCATCGCACTCGGATGGTCATCCGCCGGCCCCGCCGTCTACGACCTCACCCTCCAACCCAACTCACCCATTACCGGCTCCTTCGCCGCCATGAGCGTCTTCAAACCCACACCTCAACAACTCCATTACGCCAAAAACAAACCCATCTTCATCTATCACGGCTCAAAAGACACACTCATCGACATCGACCTCGCCCTCGAGGCCGAATCACAACTCAAATCCAAAGGCGCAAACGTCCAACTCAAAACCTACAACGGCCCGCACGGCTGGTTCCACCCCGGACTCTACTCAAACACCGCAAACGGCCTCAAATGGTTATTCGAACAATCACCCAACATGACCGCCGCCCCCGGCTTCACCGGCAACCCCATCAAACCAACCAGACCAGCAGTAAATACACCTGAAATCACCGGCAAATGGTACTCGCGTCTCTTCACACAGGAGCAATACGCAGAACTTGCAGGCTTTACATTCAACAATAAACTCACTCCTGTTGCCGATCCCTTTTACCTTCAATTCACCCTCAACGACGACCTCACCACACACATCACCTTTCAGGATCCAACCAACCAAATCCCCGAATCCTTCTTCCTGATCGGCTCATGGGAAAAGCTAAACAACTCTAAATTCAAATTGACTTCATCCGATGATGTAACAGAAACGATGACCATCATTGATGACAAACTTGTCACTGAAACATCCCCAGCTTTTACCTTCACACGCAACAAACCACAAACCCAAACCGCAAGCACATCCGCCCCCTCATACCTCGGCGAATGGTACGCTCTCGAATTACCAACAAAAATGCAATCAGGCATCCGCAATCACGTCCCCGAAGCCAAAAATTTCCCTGCACTCGGTTACCGTACCACACTCAACCCCGACAAAACCGCATCCGTACACCTCATCAATGCCAACACACAGCAAAACATCGCACTTCTCTACCAATGCACATGGGCCGTTGACAAAAACACAACCTACCTCTACGACGCCACCAGAAACGACATCGGCAATTTCAACAACAACACACTCAACCTTTACGTCGAAGAAGTTTATCTCCACCGTCTCGACCACCCGACCAACCAATCACTCCACAAGCAATCCCAAACCGCACCCTACCTCGGCGATTGGTACGCGCTCGAAATCACCCCACAACAAATCAGTCAAATTCAAAGCTACTACGGCATCAAAACCACAACAGACGGCATCGGCTACCACTGCACAATCAACCCCGACAAAACCGCATCTCTCTATGCATACAACCCATTAACACAACAAGAAATCAAACTCCTCGAACAATGCACCTGGCACAACAACAAAGACGATTCATTCGCCCTCATTAACAGCCAAAAAGATGAAATCGGCATCCTCCAAAATAACTCGATTTACCTCTACGACGCCGAAACCTATCTCTACCGCGCCGATCACCCCACAAACAAAACATACATCAGCCAGGCCACACCCATCAATAATATTCTCGGCCACTGGTACGCAACAGAGCTACCACTTGAATATCAAGCCGATATGAAAAGCTATTTCACCGAACTCAAAGACTACAAATCCTTCGGCCTCCACGCTGTTGTCTCTGAAGATCGAACCGCGAAATGCTACTTCTACAACACAGAAACCAATCAAAACATCGGACTATTCAACGCCTACACATGGCAACGCCACAACCTCAACACCTTCGAAATCAACTCCCCTGACAGTACCGAATACATCTCCTGTAACAACGACACCCTCTTCATGTCAGAGCAAGGCCTCATCTTCCACCGCACAACTGAAAAACCACAATAG
- a CDS encoding BlaI/MecI/CopY family transcriptional regulator, which produces MPPVPHPKDLSRRERQIMDILFSLESATVNDIQSRLPDPPSHTAVRTFLKILQQKGHINRTKSGREFVYKPKHRKSAAGLDALRNVLSTFYSGSLEDALSAHLTDKQTKLTDTELKNLNKLIRAARNKDN; this is translated from the coding sequence ATGCCACCAGTCCCCCACCCTAAAGATCTTTCCCGCCGCGAACGCCAAATCATGGACATCCTCTTCTCACTCGAATCCGCCACCGTCAACGACATCCAGTCCCGCCTCCCCGATCCACCTTCCCACACCGCCGTTCGCACTTTTCTCAAAATCCTTCAACAAAAAGGCCACATCAACCGCACCAAGTCCGGCCGCGAATTCGTCTACAAACCCAAACACCGCAAATCCGCCGCAGGTCTCGACGCCCTGCGAAACGTTCTCTCCACCTTCTATTCAGGCTCACTCGAAGACGCCCTCTCCGCACACCTCACCGACAAACAAACCAAACTGACTGACACCGAACTCAAAAATCTCAACAAACTTATCCGCGCCGCCCGCAACAAGGACAACTAA
- a CDS encoding efflux RND transporter permease subunit → MNIAELAIKYKIVTAAFTILFAVAGIGAYQQLSRLEDPEFTIKEAVVYARYPGASPKEVEEEVTDPLETAIQQLGQIKNIRSRSEFGFSQINVEIKDNYDKDTLPQVWTELRNKVNDAQGQLPPNTTTLVYDDFGDVYGLYFAVTGPDFTDAELKDYVDFLKRELLLVQDVAKISLYGTQQEVVYIEISNAKLTQLGLPLSSIYNLLEKQNLLEPAGKVEVGNEYIRIAPTGGFPNVEAIGNLLISDASNQPSSSSADKTTPIIRLRDVANIYRGYEEPYNNKLYFDNKPAIGVGISTVSGGNVVTMGQAVEKRIEELEPFRPIGIEFGEISIQARSVNAAVQGFIVNLAEAVLIVVGVLLLTMGLRSGIIIGFILVLIVLATFVLMNLYGIALQRISLGALIIALGMLVDNAIVIVEGCIINQKKNLSILDSLKQIVGQTTFPLLGATVIAILAFSGIGLSDDSTGEFAGSLFWVILFSLFLSWIFAITTTPLICYYFLRIKPDKDNKDPYDNFFLNTYKRFLAFVLNNRLSATLILIATLTLSVWGMQFIPQSFFPDSTRPQFYLDYWLPQGTHIQTTEADLKQITDHVLTLPTVVNTSTFIGKGGLRFILTFSPEDANTAYGQVLVTVNEYDDIAKTIPLIKNYINQNYPEAQPIFNRFVLGPGGDAKIQARFSGPDPTILRQLSRQTQDIFYANNNATNIRDDWRQPVKVIHPQISEQRTIAAGLTQQEISQAIQTQFSGLEVGTYRDGNKLLPIISRRPPEEGSDAEQIQNTQVYSSAANATIPLQQLATAFTTDWEDPIIRRRDRRLTIIPQCDSAQGPASTLLSQVKPLVESIPLPPGYMLEWGGEFEDSADAQAQLFAPIPTIAAIMFLTLICIFNALRTPLIIFLTVPFAIVGVSIGLVSTQQPFNFMALIGFLSLSGMLIKNAIVLIDQINLERAQGLPPYQAVVQASVSRVRPVTLAAVTTILGMIPLLADVFFAAMAVTIMAGLAFATLLTLIVVPLLYTLFFRIKPSHTKQ, encoded by the coding sequence ATGAATATCGCTGAACTCGCCATCAAGTACAAAATTGTCACAGCAGCCTTCACCATTCTCTTCGCTGTCGCTGGTATCGGTGCATACCAACAGCTCTCCCGACTCGAGGACCCCGAGTTCACCATCAAAGAAGCCGTCGTCTACGCGCGATACCCCGGCGCTTCACCAAAAGAAGTCGAAGAAGAAGTCACCGACCCACTCGAAACAGCCATCCAGCAATTAGGACAAATCAAAAACATCCGCTCACGATCCGAGTTCGGCTTCTCTCAAATCAATGTCGAAATCAAAGACAACTACGACAAAGACACCCTCCCTCAAGTCTGGACAGAACTCCGCAATAAAGTCAACGACGCACAAGGCCAACTCCCACCCAACACCACAACCCTCGTATACGATGATTTCGGCGACGTCTACGGACTCTACTTCGCCGTCACCGGCCCCGACTTCACCGACGCCGAACTCAAAGACTACGTCGACTTCCTCAAACGCGAACTTCTTCTTGTCCAAGACGTCGCAAAAATCTCACTCTATGGCACCCAGCAAGAAGTCGTCTACATCGAAATCTCAAACGCAAAACTCACACAACTCGGCCTCCCCCTTTCCTCAATCTACAACCTACTCGAAAAACAAAACCTCCTCGAACCCGCAGGCAAAGTCGAAGTCGGCAACGAATACATCCGCATCGCCCCTACCGGCGGCTTCCCCAACGTCGAAGCCATCGGCAACCTTCTCATCTCCGATGCCTCCAACCAACCCTCATCATCTTCTGCCGACAAAACAACACCCATCATCCGTCTTCGTGACGTCGCAAACATCTACCGTGGCTACGAAGAACCCTACAACAACAAACTCTACTTCGACAACAAACCCGCCATCGGCGTCGGCATATCCACCGTCTCCGGTGGCAACGTCGTCACCATGGGACAAGCCGTCGAAAAACGCATCGAAGAACTCGAACCCTTCAGACCCATCGGCATCGAATTCGGCGAAATCTCCATACAAGCACGTTCCGTCAACGCCGCCGTGCAAGGCTTCATCGTCAACCTCGCAGAAGCCGTCCTCATCGTCGTCGGCGTCCTCCTCCTCACCATGGGACTCCGCTCCGGCATCATCATCGGCTTCATCCTCGTCCTCATCGTCCTCGCCACATTCGTCCTCATGAATCTCTACGGCATCGCCCTCCAGCGTATCTCACTCGGCGCTCTAATCATCGCATTGGGTATGCTCGTCGACAACGCCATCGTCATTGTCGAAGGCTGCATCATCAATCAAAAGAAAAATCTCTCAATCCTAGACTCACTCAAACAAATCGTCGGCCAAACCACCTTCCCCCTCCTCGGCGCCACCGTCATCGCCATCCTCGCATTCTCAGGCATCGGACTCTCCGACGACTCCACCGGCGAATTCGCCGGCTCACTCTTCTGGGTCATCCTCTTCTCTCTCTTCCTCTCATGGATCTTCGCCATCACCACCACCCCACTCATCTGCTACTACTTCCTCCGCATCAAACCCGACAAAGATAACAAAGATCCCTACGACAACTTCTTCCTCAACACCTACAAACGCTTCCTCGCTTTCGTCCTCAATAATCGCCTCTCCGCCACACTCATCCTCATCGCCACGCTCACCCTCTCTGTCTGGGGCATGCAATTCATCCCGCAATCCTTCTTCCCCGACTCAACCCGCCCCCAGTTCTACCTCGACTATTGGCTCCCACAAGGCACCCACATCCAAACCACCGAAGCCGACCTCAAGCAAATCACCGATCACGTTCTTACACTGCCCACTGTCGTCAATACCTCAACCTTCATCGGTAAAGGCGGCCTACGCTTCATCCTCACCTTCTCACCCGAAGACGCCAACACCGCCTACGGCCAAGTCCTCGTCACCGTCAACGAATACGACGATATCGCCAAAACAATCCCCCTAATCAAAAACTACATCAACCAAAATTACCCCGAAGCTCAACCCATCTTCAACCGCTTCGTACTCGGCCCCGGCGGCGATGCAAAAATCCAAGCCCGCTTCTCCGGGCCCGACCCCACCATCCTTCGGCAACTCTCAAGACAAACCCAAGACATCTTCTACGCCAACAACAATGCCACCAACATCCGTGACGATTGGCGACAACCAGTCAAAGTCATCCACCCTCAAATCTCCGAGCAACGCACCATCGCCGCAGGCCTCACACAACAAGAAATCTCACAAGCCATCCAAACCCAATTCTCAGGCCTCGAAGTCGGCACATACCGCGACGGCAACAAACTTCTCCCCATCATTTCTCGCCGCCCACCCGAGGAAGGCTCCGATGCCGAGCAAATCCAAAACACACAAGTCTATTCATCCGCTGCAAACGCAACCATCCCTCTCCAACAACTCGCCACCGCTTTTACCACCGACTGGGAAGACCCCATCATTCGCCGACGTGACCGTCGCCTCACCATCATCCCGCAATGCGATTCCGCACAAGGCCCCGCCTCAACACTCCTCTCCCAAGTCAAACCCCTCGTTGAATCCATCCCCCTTCCACCAGGCTATATGCTTGAATGGGGCGGCGAATTCGAAGACTCCGCCGATGCGCAAGCTCAACTCTTCGCACCCATCCCCACCATCGCCGCAATCATGTTCCTCACCCTCATCTGCATCTTCAACGCACTCCGCACCCCACTCATCATCTTCCTCACCGTACCCTTCGCCATCGTCGGCGTCTCCATCGGGCTCGTCTCAACTCAACAACCCTTCAACTTCATGGCCCTCATCGGCTTCCTCTCACTCTCCGGCATGCTCATCAAAAACGCCATCGTTCTCATTGATCAAATCAATCTCGAACGCGCACAGGGCCTCCCCCCCTATCAAGCCGTCGTACAAGCCTCCGTCTCCCGCGTCCGCCCCGTCACTCTCGCCGCCGTCACCACCATCCTCGGCATGATCCCCCTTCTCGCCGATGTCTTCTTCGCCGCCATGGCCGTCACCATCATGGCCGGCCTCGCCTTCGCCACACTCCTAACTCTCATCGTCGTCCCCCTCCTCTACACCCTCTTCTTCCGCATCAAACCATCTCATACCAAACAATAA
- a CDS encoding efflux RND transporter periplasmic adaptor subunit, with translation MNDQSQTTDPSPPDKTPPPTQPSLIRRILTLGIGPLIGITFLAIAIIALLFFNPKPQPEPRVNPIRPAKLLTIGTPTAANTLIFPGRVKAGQTVELAFQVPGQIVELPVKQGDELKQGDLIAKLDSRDYINNLQKANADLTEKQTKLSMIQQLVTRKAATQNELIDATAAFNIAQAQVDIEQKALDDTTLTAPFAGLIAKTYIDNFQNIQAKEPIVSLQDVNEVEIIVDIPEAIVAQSQRDEEKKPDFEATFDFLPDRTFPLTIKEYQSEANAVTQTYELTLTMPAPTDILLLPGMTTTVHVTPIVNINDQPALGYAVPSSAVFQQNNQSYVWLVNPDTNAVSKQPVTVAKLSAGSAIITDGLTTNQTIVTSGVSQLHDNETVRPFNPADYGP, from the coding sequence ATGAACGACCAATCCCAAACCACTGACCCATCACCTCCCGATAAAACGCCGCCCCCCACTCAGCCTTCTCTCATCCGCCGAATCCTCACCCTTGGCATCGGCCCTCTCATCGGTATTACCTTCCTCGCCATCGCCATCATCGCCCTACTCTTCTTCAATCCCAAGCCTCAACCCGAACCACGTGTCAATCCAATCCGACCCGCCAAACTACTCACCATCGGCACGCCCACCGCCGCCAATACACTCATCTTCCCAGGCCGCGTCAAAGCCGGGCAAACCGTCGAACTCGCCTTCCAAGTCCCCGGCCAAATCGTCGAACTCCCCGTCAAACAAGGCGATGAACTCAAGCAAGGCGACCTCATCGCAAAACTCGATTCCCGTGACTACATCAACAACCTTCAAAAAGCCAACGCCGACCTCACCGAAAAACAAACCAAACTCTCCATGATTCAGCAACTCGTCACCCGAAAAGCCGCCACACAAAACGAACTCATCGATGCCACCGCCGCCTTCAACATCGCCCAAGCCCAAGTCGACATCGAGCAAAAAGCACTCGACGACACAACCCTCACCGCCCCCTTCGCAGGCCTCATCGCCAAAACCTACATCGACAATTTTCAAAACATCCAAGCCAAAGAACCCATCGTCTCGCTTCAAGATGTCAACGAAGTCGAGATCATCGTCGACATCCCCGAAGCCATCGTTGCTCAATCACAACGCGACGAAGAAAAAAAGCCCGACTTCGAAGCAACCTTTGATTTCCTCCCAGATCGCACATTCCCACTCACCATCAAGGAATACCAATCTGAAGCCAACGCCGTCACACAAACTTATGAACTCACCCTCACCATGCCCGCTCCCACCGATATCCTCCTCCTCCCCGGCATGACCACCACCGTCCACGTCACGCCCATCGTTAATATCAACGATCAACCAGCTCTAGGCTACGCCGTTCCCTCCTCCGCAGTTTTCCAGCAAAACAACCAATCCTACGTGTGGCTCGTCAACCCCGACACAAACGCCGTCTCCAAACAGCCCGTCACCGTCGCTAAACTCTCCGCCGGTTCCGCCATCATCACCGATGGCCTCACCACCAACCAAACCATCGTCACCTCCGGCGTCTCCCAGCTACACGACAACGAAACCGTCCGCCCCTTCAACCCCGCCGACTACGGTCCTTAA
- a CDS encoding nucleoside deaminase, whose product MTDQDLLNEAIKEAERGLAEGGLPIGSILANSSGQIIARGHNLRVQTGDPTAHAETVCIRNAGRRRDWHTLTLVSTLSPCIMCTGTSLLYKIPRVIIGENQNFRGAEELFAQHNVQLINLNDPACVKLMADFIEKHPDLWNEDIGIPS is encoded by the coding sequence ATGACCGATCAAGACCTACTCAACGAAGCTATCAAAGAAGCCGAACGCGGCCTCGCCGAAGGCGGGCTCCCCATCGGTTCCATCCTCGCCAACTCATCCGGCCAAATCATCGCTCGCGGCCACAACCTCCGCGTTCAAACCGGCGACCCCACCGCCCACGCCGAAACCGTCTGCATCCGAAACGCCGGCCGCCGCCGCGATTGGCACACACTCACACTCGTCTCCACACTCTCACCCTGCATCATGTGCACCGGCACATCCCTCCTCTACAAGATCCCACGCGTCATCATCGGCGAAAACCAAAACTTCCGCGGCGCAGAAGAACTCTTCGCACAACACAACGTCCAACTCATCAACCTAAACGACCCCGCCTGCGTCAAACTCATGGCCGACTTCATCGAAAAACACCCCGATCTATGGAACGAGGACATCGGCATCCCCTCCTAA
- a CDS encoding alpha/beta hydrolase gives MILMLAGWLLVVLIVTGGFVWRLRHPKRKTYAVALGRGDAVEPGDLGLVGEMVRFDLGDAGMTDGWVIEGGKSDGDTVVMVHGYGDSKYGLLGWAKVVCDLKVARRVVVYDQRGQGESEGRRCDLGVREPGDVRRVIEQLAGWQEGEGVVLYGCSMGGGTALEAGRVMCEAGEKRLKGVIVDGPYRLWDEPVRNVMKLKKYPTWPIVTLGGYLLNWQLGGGLYRIDRVADAAGLGVPLLVLHGTADRVCRFESGEAVAAAAKDGEIVGFEGTGHLELLEVDTERYRGAVKGFFEKLAGVGDNGRAGN, from the coding sequence ATGATATTAATGTTGGCGGGGTGGTTGTTGGTCGTGCTGATTGTCACGGGTGGTTTTGTATGGCGATTGCGTCATCCGAAGCGTAAGACGTATGCGGTGGCTTTGGGTCGAGGGGATGCGGTGGAGCCGGGAGATTTGGGGTTGGTGGGTGAGATGGTGCGTTTTGATTTGGGTGATGCTGGGATGACGGATGGCTGGGTGATTGAAGGTGGGAAGAGTGATGGGGATACGGTGGTGATGGTACATGGGTATGGTGATAGTAAGTATGGATTGCTTGGGTGGGCAAAGGTGGTGTGTGATTTGAAGGTGGCAAGGCGGGTGGTGGTTTATGATCAGCGAGGGCAGGGGGAGAGTGAGGGGAGGCGTTGTGATTTGGGGGTGCGTGAGCCGGGGGATGTGAGAAGGGTTATTGAACAGTTGGCGGGATGGCAGGAAGGTGAGGGCGTGGTGCTGTATGGGTGCTCGATGGGTGGGGGGACGGCGCTTGAGGCAGGGCGGGTGATGTGTGAGGCGGGGGAGAAAAGGTTGAAGGGTGTGATTGTGGATGGGCCGTATCGGTTGTGGGATGAGCCAGTGCGGAATGTGATGAAGTTGAAGAAGTATCCGACTTGGCCGATTGTGACGCTGGGTGGATATTTACTGAATTGGCAATTGGGCGGTGGGCTGTATCGGATCGATCGTGTGGCGGATGCGGCGGGATTGGGAGTGCCGCTGCTGGTGCTGCATGGGACGGCAGATCGTGTGTGCCGGTTTGAGAGCGGGGAGGCGGTCGCTGCTGCGGCGAAGGATGGGGAGATTGTCGGGTTTGAGGGTACGGGGCATTTGGAGCTGCTTGAAGTGGATACGGAGCGGTATCGGGGGGCTGTGAAAGGTTTTTTTGAGAAATTGGCTGGTGTAGGGGATAATGGTCGGGCTGGTAACTAA